GCAACCCGATGGCACTGAATCCGAACAGGCAGGCATGGAACGCATCAACGCCGCGCTTGCCGGGGAGCCCCAGGTTTTCGAATGGCGTCATCTGCGTGGGGATGGTGTACCAATTGACGCTGAAATCAGCCTGAATTGCATCCAGCGGGGAGGCAAGCAGTACCTTCTGGCCACGAATCGGGATATCACGGAACGCAATCAGATGCTAAAGGCCCTCCATGAAAGTGAAGAGTACCTGACGAGCATCTTCCGTACCGTGCGGACCGGAATCGGTGTCGTGGCCGATCGGTCGTTGGAAACCGTCAATGACCGATTCTGCGAAATCTTCGGGTACGCCCGAAAAGAGCTTGTGGGGGATCTGACCAGAAAACTTTATGTTTCTGAAGAAGAGTTCCAACGCTGTGGGAAAGCGATATACGGCCAGCTGGAACAAAAGGGAATCAGCACTGTTGAGGCGCACATGGTCCGCAAGGACGGCAGGGAGGTACACGTTCGGATTGATTCAACCCGGCTTGCCAGTGCGGTAAACGGTAATACTGTCATTTCGAGTATTCTCGACATCACGGCCCTGAAACATGCCGAGGATCAACTTCGGGCCAGTGAAGAACGCTTCAAGGCTTTGCACAATGCCTCGTTTGGCGGCATCTCCATTCATGACAAAGGCGTGATCCTGGACTGTAATCAGGGGCTTGCAGACATCACTGGCTACAGACTTGACGAACTCATTGGTATGGACGGATTGCGGCTCATTGCCGACCAGTCTCGGGAACTGGTCATGGGCAACATCAAGTCCAGATATGAGGAACCGTATGAAGCCATGGGCGTGCGCAAAAACGGTGAAGAGTATCCGCTTCGACTGGAAGGCAAGATGATACCATACCAGGGCAAGACCATGCGCGTGGTGGAATTTCGAGACATTACCGAGAGCAAACGAACCCTGAAGGCCCTACAGGAAAACGAACAATTCCTGGCAAGCATTTTCCGCAGCACGCCAACCGGGATAGGGGTCTGCAAAAATCGGGTAGTCATGACGGTTAATGACCGGTTTTGTAAAATTTTCGGGTACCCCCGCGAGGAGATTGTCGGCCAGGATGTGCGGATGCTCTATGCTTCCGAAGAAGAATACCAGCGTTGCGGCCAGGAAATCTACGAAGATCTGGAAAAATATGGGTACGGTTCGATAGAGGCGCTTGGTAGACACAACAACGGTAAAGAGATCCATGTGCTCCTCAATATGGCCCCGCTCCCGGCGGATGAGGAAGAGCGGGTCATTTCCTTAAACATCATGGATATTACCGAGTGGAAAAAGAACGAGGAGGCGCTGAGACGGTACAAGGACGAGTTGGAGGAAATGGTCAAGGAGCGCACCGAGGAATTGATGGACTCAAACGCCGAACTTCAAAGACTGATTGAAGCATCCGATGATCGCTCGGAACAGACCGCCATATTGAATGAAATGGGTGAATTGTTGCAGGCTTGTGAAACCGAGGAGGAAACATATCGTGTCGCCGTGGGTGTCTGCGCAAAGCTGTTTCCAAAAGACTCCGGATGCCTGGGCATCCTCGACGAGGACAACTGGAGCATTAACGTTGTCGGCTCCTGGGGAGACGGACACAGCTGCAATGAAGAATTCGCCCACAACGACTGCTGGGCAATTCGACGGGGGAAGGCCCATATGGTTCTGGAGCCTGATACCGATCCTTTGTGCATACATGTACGCAAAAAACCGGCGTGTGGAACCATCTGCGTACCAATGAACGCCCAGGGGAAGGTCCTGGGCATGGCACACATGCTTTTTGACAGTGCCATAAAGGAATATAAGGAACCGGAACGACGCCGGATTTTACAGGAAAAACGTTTACTTCTTGGCGGTTTGGTGGAGCGCTACGCCCCAAGTCTCGTTAACCTGCGCCTCCGGGAAAGCCTTCGAGAGCAGTCCATCCGTGACCGGTTAACCGGCCTTTTCAACCGCAGACACATGGAGGAAGCGCTGAATTGTGAATTGGCACGTGCAAGAAGACGAGGTGCGTCACTGGTCGTAATCATGATTGATGTCGACCACTTCAAGCGATTTAATGACACATATGGCCACGAAACCGGGGACGAGGTTCTGCGCAAACTGGGCGGGTTTCTTACTTCAACGGTGCGAATGGAGGATATCCCGTGCAGATATGGAGGAGAAGAACTCATGCTCATTTTGCCTGAATGCACCATGAAAGACGGGCTTAACAGAGCAGAGGAAGTTCGGAGGGGAATCGAAAAGGATGTCATGGTCGTGCATAATAAAGAACGCTTGCAAGTAACGGCGTCTCTTGGCGTTGCCTCTTTCCCTCTGGATGGTGAAAATATGGAAAGCCTCATTGCTGCTGCAGACAAAGCCCTCTACCGCGCCAAGGAGGCAGGTAGAAACAAAGTGGTTGCGTATAAAAACCAGTCATGAACCAGCATAGATGCCTGCATTAGGAGGATTACCGGATCACAATTAAAAAAGTGCAAAAAAGCGGGGACCTGATAATCCGATGGAGAAAAAAATGAACGAAAAAAATTCTAATTTAAAAGAAGATGCCAACGAACCTATCAACAGGGAAATTCATGACAAGCAAGAATTGACTAAAGAAGAACGCCCCAAAGATGATCGTATCGAACTCAAGCCACTCAACATAAGCTCGCTGTTATGACCAAACCCCGTTAAGGGGATTTACATTAATAAAAACTTCATGCGAATCACCTAAGATTCGTTTATAAACAATGGTAATTCAATCACACTTTAAAAATGGGAGACATCTTATGAGTGAGCAGGGAATATTGCTTGAGTCAGGCACCAACGAACTGGAGCTGCTCGCGGTCCTGATAAATGACCAGCCTTTCGGGATTAACGTTGCCAAGGTCCAATCTATTCAACAATATGATCAAAAATCAATAGCCACTCTACCCCATGAGGTGCCGGGAGTTCTTGGCATGCTACTTTACAGGGACAAGACGATTCCTGTAATGGATTTAGCACAGATACTTGATATTGAGGAGACCATTGAATATGAAAGAGAAATCGTTGTTGTCACTGAATTTAATAATTCTGTAAATGGTTTCAAAGTTAATGGTGTAAGACGTATATATCGGATATCCTGGAAAGACCTGGTACCACTCGATCAGACCATCGGGGATACAAATTATTTTACTGGTTCAGTAAGCATTGAAGGTGATCAGATATTGGTCGTTGATCTTGAGCATATTTTATCAACGATTTTTCCAGATCTTATCATTGAAGATGTTAGTGAGGAAAATCTTTCAAAAAATGAGCGTATTACAAGGGATCAACTCCAAATTATTTTTACAGATGACTCATCGACGATACGAAAGGGTGTGTCAAGTGCTTTGAAATCAGCAGGGTTCTCAAACATTACGGAATTTGAAAATGGTTCTCAAACGCTTCAACATTTAAAAATTAATTTTGGAAACGGTGAACAGAACTTAAGTAAAGTTGTTCTTATAAGCGATATAGAAATGCCCCAAATGGATGGACTGACTTTATGTAAAAATGTGAAACAGAATCCAAACCTTAAAAACATTTTTACCATCATGTTTTCAAGTTTAATTAATAAACAGATGATTGCGAAGTGCAATGCGGTAAAAGCGGATAATTATGTCACTAAACCAGAAACCAACCAACTAATTCAATTGCTGGATGAACTATGTATCGGTTCGGCGGATTAGTAAATGTAGGGCGAGATTTTTGTTTATTATTTTTGCCAAAAGCCTTTAAAGGCTGTGCCCCGAGGTAGTGCCGGAATAGACCATATTGTAAGCTCTTGATAATATTTTTATTCTTTGTTATAGCTTGCTTTAAAAAAAGGAAATCCCTATCCATCATTCTTATTCCAAGGGATAAAAAGTCATGAAAGCTTTTTACATAAAAATTTCATCCTCAGTGGCTGTTTCAAGCGTGTTAGCTATTTTTATCTTTGGTTTTACCGACGCAGTACTGGCTCAGACCATTGATGTGACGGTTACCACTGCAGTAATCTCTTCACAAAATCAGGCCACATTTACAGCAACTGAAGCAGGCAATGCCAAAGCACATGTGAATATCTATATTGATGGCATATTGAGCGACGAAACCGATTCGAATGGCAAATGCGTAGTTTCCGGTTTAACGTCTGGTTCGCATACTTGGGAGGCAATATATGGAGGGGGGGCCATAGGGATAGGGAAGTTTGTATTTTTCCAATATGGCATTTTAGCGACAGGAACAGATAGTCCACCCATCAATTTTAGTTATGCCATTAATGTCACGGCATCAACTTCCGGGATATGGGGTTACGATGCCTGGACTAGTGGTGAATATAAACAAGCATTTATTGATACTCCAGGTATTGCATCAGGCACATACTTAAAATGTAAAAGAAGGGAAATCAGAGCAGATATCCATTATGGTATTTCTTTTGATAGCCCCCCTTCAATAAATATATCATCAACTGGATATGATGGGGCTAATCCGCACATAGGAGGTTCTCCTTGGTGTAGTATGATCGAAGAGAGAACTGATGGATGCAGTCTTAAAAGCTTTGTATATTATGTAGGATATACTATTTTAGGCTCAAGCGTTAAAAAGTGGCTTCCCAGTGACAATGCGCAGTTTTCAATTACCTGGTCCGGCTCAAAAGCAGGTAGTAACAGCGTAAATAAGAACGATACGGATAAAATTATTGAGACTATGTCTGGTAACCGGACCAACGGGACGAGTTTAGCGCTTACTGTTAATGGGACCACATACCACGGTGAGTATAGCGTCCAGGGAGGTGGCGTAAAATTATGGTTTGTTGGAAATGAACTACATGCTGCGTATATTGCGTCACCACAATCCTGGTCACAAACTAGTGCCGGGTCAGGCAGCGTTACCGACAAAGATGTGGGCAGATTAATTACCGAATCTTCATTGGAATCCCCTAATAACGATACTGCTTATTCAATCGAATATCTTTTAATAAATGGAACATCCGTGCGTGATCAGGACGACAACGATAAAAACAGAGATTTGAATAAAATCGAATATAGCGGTGTTATGGGGTGGATGTCGGGGAACAAATTGTATGCCAGCATGTCTTATCATCCGCCGTCGGCATTTATCGATTCTATTTCACCTATCTTAACTCAAATTGATGATTCTGTGTATTTCAATGGTCACGGAACAGATACGGATCCGGGTGATTATATAACCGAATATAAATGGCGGTCGCATAAAGATGGTGTGTTAAGCACTTCAAGCTCGTTTGCAACCGATAAGCTTTCGGCTGGAAGTCATGTTATTTACTTTCAAGTGGCGGACAGTACCCCGTACACTAAACCATTTACACCGTTATGGTCTCCGGAAATAACCAGCAGTATACGAGTAAATAAACCTCCGGTTTCTTATATAAGTTTAATACGAGGTACCGGCATAGATAGCAATGGTTATCCGACATTAATATTGGGAGAACCGATGACCTTTGACGGTGTTGGACTTGACTTTGACGGATATATCTCAGGCTATGAATGGAATTCCAATATAAGCGGACTGCTGAGCACTTCCAAATCATTTACTATCTCTGATCTGCCAATTGGCGTCCATAAAATATCTTTGCGAGTATGGGACAATGAAGGTGCGTGGTCAGAAGTTTCAAGAGAGATAAAAGTAAGGCGCACACCGGTCGTATTTGTTGGTGGCTATGATTGGGAGGACATGCCCAAATATGGCGAAATTCATTATCGCCCTGAGATAGAAGACCCAAAGGCCACAACGAGAGATTCTAATTTATTTATTCAACCACGGACAGGCGATCTTTATAAATGGGCGTATAAGCTTTCCGAAGAGATAAGTAAACTGAAATTGGATACTGGGACAAAAAAGGTTGATATTGTAGCATATAGTGCGGGCGGTTTGATTGCCAGATGGTATATTCAGAAAGGTTATAGAAATGATGTCAGAAAATTTATCAGTGAAGCCTCTCCGCATCATGGAACAGATGTTAGCTTATTGGGTCAAATATTCTTAGAACCCTGGGAAGGAGAAAAAGGGGGAGGGAGGAGTATTAGACCCCACAGTGATTTCCTGAGGGAATTGAACGGACACGATGGTTGTGCTGACACTCGTGAAAGAGGCATCGATTTAATTAACCCAAATACTGAATATTATGTTATTGCCCAGGATAGTGAATATTACCGTACCTTTGCACATACACATAACAAAGGGCTTGAAAAAATATTAGGGGGTAATATTACCTTTCCTGCCTTGTTACGGATAGGGGACGGGGTTGTTCTCGGCTACAGTGCATATTTGGACAATGTAGTATGGTTTAAAATAAATGAGGGCGACCATCCAGGCTATTATGAAGAACTTGGTGTAATTGCCAAAGCGAATGAAATACTTCACAACGATTCATTTGCAAACATGGTTCAAGATTCCACAAGCAGTTTTGAAAACCCCTTAGAACCTACACAAGATAGTCAAAAAGCAACCCATCAAATAGAAACAATCAATGATACAATCCAACCGAGTGGTATAGCCTCTCATGTTGCCCAGATTGACGCTACCGCTGACAGTATAATATTTGAATTGCAGGGACGGTGTGCGCTTGATTTGACGGTAACCTCCCCAAGCGGCGCAAGAATTGATTCATCCGATCCTGACATAAGCGTTATTAAGCAAGATGATTATATCTTATATGAAATTGCAAACCCTGAAGTGGGCAATTGGACATTGGAAGTTACCGAGCCGGGTATTTCAACAAATGAATGCAGCTATGCCATAAGAATTTTTATGGAGACAAAACTTTTTGTCGGTACAGGGACTGACCAAAATGGCTATAAACCTAACGATACCATTAAAGTATATGCTTATGTCCAGTATGATGATTTTTTACCGGAGACGACCTCGGTTACAGCACACATTCTTAAACCCGACGCTTCCAGTGAAACGATCCTCTTGTTTGATGACGGAGCGCATGGCGATATGGAAGCCAGTGATAACATTTACAGGGGGACATACGATAATACCACTCTAAGCGGAGACTATCTCATTACCGTTAATGCAGTGATTTCACAAGAGGGGAAAACATATAACAGAACTGCTCGGACTGCGACATGGGTAGAGTTGTATCCCGATCTGGCTATCTCACCTTCCGACATAGCTTTTTCAAATACTAATCCCAATCATGGAGCTCCTGTGACAATAACGGCAACGATTAAAAATATTGGAGACATTGACGCGAATGAGGTCAAAATACTATTCTTTGATGGGGATCCGGAAGAATCAGGCATTTCTATTGGTGAAAAAACGATTGATCTGCCCGCCGGAGAAACCACAACTGTTTCCATACCCTGGCAAGCTGTTCGCGGAACTCACACCATCCATATAATCATAAGTCCTTTTAATGAATTTCTGGAACAAACCTATGACAATAACCGTGCGAGCGCAGACATCACGGTTAACGATTCGATACGCCCCGTGCCGAATGCCGGAGCGGATATGGTTGTACTGGTTGACACACCCGTGTTATTTGATGGAAGCGCTTCAACAGACAACGCCGGCATAGTGAATTATGCATGGGATATTAACACCTCTATTGACAGCGATGGCGATGGAATTGCTGATAATGATGTTGATTTGACCGGTGCAAAGCCTGTTTACGTCGGGGGGTATCTTTCCCCCGGCACATACGAAGTGAAGCTTTCGGTGAATGACGCAGATGGAAATGGTCCCGTCAGTGATATTCTGATTGTTACGGTCACATCAGAATCTGATATTCAAAAGCCCGTTGCATCCGCCGGTTCCGATCAAACGGTGAGACTTATGGCCGCGGTATCTTTTGATGCAAGCCAATCCCATGATGATTTCGGGATCGCAAGCTATTCATGGGATACCGATGTATTGGTAGATAGCGATCAGGATGGAATACCGGACAACGATATTGACCTGATCGGGGTTCGCCCGAGTCTGACCAATGGATATTCTACCTCCGGGCCGCATACTGTAAAATTGACTGTTGATGATGTTGCCGGAAATGGACCTGTCTCAGATACGCTTACCGTGACCGTCACCAATAGCCCGCCGATCGCTCGCGCCGGGGGGCCTTATAACGCCGATGAGGGGTCATTAGTGATGCTGGACGGCGGCAACTCCGAGGATCCAGATGGCGATCAACTAAAATATCGATGGGATTTCAACGGCGATGGCGTCTGGGACACCCAATGGTCTGCTGTTTCAACTGCACATCATGCATGGGCTGATGATTATTCCGGGATAGTGAACCTGGAAGTTTCTGATGGCGATTTCAACGCTATAGCAACAGCGCAAATAATCATCAACAATCTCGCACCGATAGTAGAAGCAGGAGCCAACAGAAAGGTAAACGCAGGCGACGTTATCAGCTTCTCCGGGCTTATTACAGATCCAGGCGAATCAGATATACACACAATCGAGTGGGATTTCGGAGATGGGACGACTGTTGGCGGCGACTTGGGTGTCAGCCACCAGTATAACAAAATAGGCGAATACCAAATTATACTGACCGTCACGGATGATGATGGGGGAACAGGACAAGATACGCTCCAGGTATCCGTTGTTCCAAAAACATCACCTGAGGTTTCAACCGACACGGCCGCTGATGTGACCAGCGATTCAGTTATTTTACGAGGTACACTGGTAAACACAGGCGCGACGACACCGGTACAGGTTAAATTTAAGTGGGGGTTCGATACAAGTTACGGCCATGAGACATCATCACAGACGATGACAGGCGAAGGCGCTTTCATTTTTTACCTCACCGGTCTCAGTAGTAACACAACATACCATTTTAGAGCCAAAGCGGTTGGTGATGGCACGGGTTATGGAGAGGATATGTCGTTCACAACGCCCGCCCCGCCACCAGCCACAACGGTTTGGGTGGACGATGACTATGCTCAAAACAATGCGGGTGGCCACGATTGGGGTTATGATGCCTTTAATCGTATTCAGGATGGTATTGAGGCCGTTGCCTCACCTGGCTCCGTGCACGTGGCAGCCGGATGGTACAATGAGAATCTCTCCATGAAGAGCGGTGTGGAAATCTTGGGGACAGGCCCAGAAGTTTCCATTATCGATGGCAGCGGGAATGGTTCTGTGATGACTGCCGACAACGTGACACGCGCAAAGATAGACGGCTTTACACTGACCAACGGTATCTCCACCAGTGGTGGTGGAATTTACATTACCAACTCCGGACTAGTTATCAGCAATTGCATTATATCAGATAACTCGGCCGATGACGGCGGCGGAATATTTATGTCTAACTCTTCTGCTGACATTACGGACTGCATTATTTGTGATAATACCGCTTTTCAGAGCGGCGGAATTGAATGTACGGATGGCTCATCGCCAACTATCTCCGGGTGCACCATTAAAGGCAATCACGCCGGCAATCTGGCCGGTGGAATGCGTTGCTACAGAAGTGCTTTGCCTATCCTTAAAAATTGTATCATCACTGCTAACCAGGCTCCCGTGGGCAGCGGAATTGTTTGCCAGGATTATGCCGAACCGACCTTTATTAACTGCACTATCACCGGTAATCAGTCTGATAATTATGGCGGCGGAATTATTTGTCAGGGCTACCCTTCATGGCCCATTATTACTAATTGTATCCTCTGGGATAACACCCTCCCTGAAGTATCCTCCGGCATTGAAAACATCAGCTACTCCAACATTGACCAAGATGGTTTTGAGGATATTAACGGCAATATTCGAAAAGAGCCACTCTTCGTTGGTGGCGAGGATTATCATTTGTCGGCAGACTCACCTTGCATTGATGCCGGAACGTTAAAAGGAGCGCCTATAGATGATATTGATGGTGAAGAGCGGCCTTTCGGAGTGGGCATAGACATCGGAGCTGATGAATATGTGTTCTCCTCATTGGTCCTCTTTTTTGACTTTGAAAATGGGAGTACAGTAAGCGACTCATCTGGCAATGGGAATGACGGCACAGTGAATGGGGCTGTTTTTTCACCTGGAGAAGGGGTTGATGATAGTAACGCCTTCTTGTTTGACTGGTCCGCTCAGAACAACATTGAGGTTGCCTATCAAGAGGACCAAACCACAACAGAGGAATTAACCATAGAGGCATGGATCTATCCCACGGACTGGGACAATGTATATTCCGGATATAATCGCATTGTCTCGAAGCCGCCTGTGTATCTTCTCGGGGCAAGAACCAACGGGCTCCCGCATTTTCAGATTCTTACCGAGAATAATGGATATCAGGACGTTACGAATTTTAATGCAATGAGTCTGAACCAATGGCATTATGTGGTTGGGACATTTGATGGGCGAAACCTCAACATCTATCTCGACGGAAAGTTGGGGGGGACAACAGAACTTATAGAAAATGACCGCATTGTTGCAAATGAAAACCCTATTTTTATAGCTGAATCTCCAGAACTTAATGAAGGGTTTAGTGGCGTAATCGATAATGTAGCTATCTATAAGAGTGTCAAACCGCTAAGTAAAATTGAAAAAACTTGGGCTTCAATCATGCTGCGGTGCCAAGGAGATTTTGACAACGACTGTGATGTGGATGGGAGTGACCTGACTGTTTTTGCTGTTGGGGGGAGCAGCATCACAGCGAAACAATTTGCCGTAGATTTCGGCAGGATGAATTGCCCCTAAATCGACCCAACGAAAACATAGCTTCAGCCTATCCGCATCAATAGTCCCCGGTCCCGGGCAGGCGAATTTTAATGCATGGTGGTTCCCTGTTCAGCGTATATAAGAATCGGACAAAGCATGATATGCAACAAAGCTGACAGGTTAAGGCGGAATTTCAGGATTATAAACGTCGAAGATATTTTGATGATTTTTTAAGAGCCCCCTTTTCAGGTTTCTGAAAAGGGGGGCGTTTGGGGTTAGGATTAGCCAATCGGAAGAATTGCTCTGCTGTATTGTTCGTTAAGAACCTCCGCCATGGCAAGATAAATAGCGCTCATTCCGCAGATGATGCCTTCAAAACCGGCAATTGTTCCGATAAGATGTGAACCTGTCCAGTCTTTGATTGCAAGAAGAAAAAACAATACTGTCAGCGATGCAAAAACAAACTGAAGGCCTTTGTTAGATTTTAATGTCCCGAAAAACATGAACATTGTAAAAATGCCCCACATAAACAGATAGCAGGCCATGAATTTTGCGGGTGTTGCATCTGCCCAACCAAGCTTAGGCAAAAGAATAAGTGCCACCAGGGTCAACCAGAAGTGACCATAAGATATGAAGGCCGTAACACCAAAAGTATTACCTTTTCTAAACTCAAGAATACCAGCGATAATCTGGGCTGCCCCCCCGTAAAAAAGCCCCATTGCCAGAATCATTGAACTGATTTCAAAAAAACCGGCATTATGAATATTCAAAAGCACGGTTGTCATTCCAAAGCCCATCAATCCAAGAGGTCCAGGATTTGCTAACGTTTCATTTCTCATTTTCATACTCCTATTTGTAAATTATTAAAAATTGTAAAATACTTTTAACAGAATTAGCAAGCATTGTGCCATAGTCCTATTGCAGGCTTCGAGTCGGTTTATTGCCGTGAATAATCAGCCCATATGTCCATCATCATTCGTCACAATCCTTTGGATCGTTCTTAAAGACCTGAAAGGCCTTGTCATCATCGTTTTGAGGTACGCTTAATAATTATTGAAAGCTCAACATGCAGGCTTAATTACAAATAAATTTATTCTTAGTTCTTCTGAAAAAAAAGGGTGAGGTGAGAATTAAAACAAGGCAAAAAGATGCTATTGGGCGCATATGACCCAAATTAGGACCAATCTGTCTTATTTCAAGGCAGATTTATCCCATGGGTCATCATTTTACGATAAAGTGTCTTGGGGGAAATGCCCATTTTCTTAGCGGCTTTTCCTCTGTGCCACCGGGAGAGCTCGAGTGCAGAAAGAATAAACTGTTTCTCAAACCGGGCCACGGCATCAGGCAGGGGAAGGTCTGCGCCCAAATCCGAAACGGCCATGAGTCCCGGGGGTCGGGGGGGTGGACTCGCTGGGAGGGCGAGATTCGGTGGAGCAGTAAAATCAAGACCGTGAAAGCCAATGTACCTGCGCAGAACATTCTGGAGTTCCCTGACATTTCCGGGCCAGTGGTAATTGTATAGCGCTTGTATGTCTTGTTCGGGTAAGGCATAAAAGTGAAGGGATGATTTCATCCGGCTGAAAAAATAATCTGCAAGGAGAGCAAGGTCTTCCTTCCGTTCACGAAGGGGCGCGATATCTATCGGTATGACATACAAGCGGTAAAAAAAATCGCTGTGAAGCCTGCCCTTTTGAACCTCTTCCCATAGATTCCGGGTACTGGCGGCAACAATTCTGAACTCGGAATAAAGGACCTCATTGCTCCCAACCGGTGAATACCCTCCCCCGTCCATTACCTGTAGGAGCTTAACCTGCATGCTCAGGGAAAGTTCACCAACTTCATGAAGAAACAGGGTGCCGCCCTGTACATAGGAAAGAACGCCCTTCTTGTCATTATGGGGACCAGTAGCGGCTCCTTTTACATGACCAAAAAATTCGGTTTCCAGAAGAGATTCAGAGATGGCATCACAATTAACAGAAAGAAACGGAGCGTTTTTTCTTTGGCTGGTATCGTGTATCGCCCTTGCAACCAGCTCCTTACCGACCCCCGATTCGCCTTGGATAACAACACTGTCAGCACTGCCTGCCGCCCGTACAATTATGCCATAAACCTCCTGCATTTTTCGGCTTTTGCCGATGATATTGCAGAACTTGAAGCGTTCACCCATTGAAGACCGAAACAGTGAATAGTGTTGCTGGAGCTGTTCGGATTCACGTTTCATTGTCTCTTCCTGGATTTTGCGAAGGGAAATATCCTGAAGCGTTGTGACTGCGCCTGTGATCTTGCCTTCTTGGTCAAAAACAGGAGCCGCCAGAAAATTTATATATCTTGGTTTTCCATTAATATTTTCAAAATAGTCTGTTGCCTCCCAGGCATTCTGCACAAGGCTGGACTGCGCCGGATTTTTCGTGCTGTATATTTCAAGAAATTTTTTATAGTCCTGCTCGACAACAAGATCGGCCAAAACCGGCCGTTTGCTGGAATAAAAAATCTTCCACTGGTGGTCGGTGCCGACAATCTCTTCAGCGGAAACGCCTGTGAGAGATTCAAAAGCTTTATTCCAGATTTTTACCCTGTGGTCGGTCCCTATGGCAAACTGGGATATCGGCGTATACTCAAGCATAATTAAATCCAGCCCCAGGTTTTTAGCTTTTTTAAAAATTCAGGCATAAGTTCAGGCGGCAGGGTATCCGGTAGGCAAATGGTCATGGTCAATGCTGACAAATTGCTCATATTATTCTTCCTTTATGCCCTCCAAACATGGGTTTGCGGTTCAGGCACAAGCTTTCATGCCTGCCGACATTGTTAAACGCCTTGTATAATCATCCAATCATGGTCTTGCCCGGCATTATTTTTGGGTAAATGACCTCTTACCGCTTAAAAACACCAAAGCAAAAATCGAGCCAATAAAAGTCGATATTAAAATGCTATAGTTTGTTTTTCACCCGGTCTGGTGCGTTCATTTCTGTCAGGGGAAATGCGTTACGTGACGGCTGATTTTAGATAAGCTGGGAGCACCACCAATCCTTTTGCCGGGCTTGGCGATATGTTAAAAGGTAAGTTGTGACCTTGCAGTCGGCCTGAGA
This window of the uncultured Desulfobacter sp. genome carries:
- a CDS encoding PKD domain-containing protein; translated protein: MKAFYIKISSSVAVSSVLAIFIFGFTDAVLAQTIDVTVTTAVISSQNQATFTATEAGNAKAHVNIYIDGILSDETDSNGKCVVSGLTSGSHTWEAIYGGGAIGIGKFVFFQYGILATGTDSPPINFSYAINVTASTSGIWGYDAWTSGEYKQAFIDTPGIASGTYLKCKRREIRADIHYGISFDSPPSINISSTGYDGANPHIGGSPWCSMIEERTDGCSLKSFVYYVGYTILGSSVKKWLPSDNAQFSITWSGSKAGSNSVNKNDTDKIIETMSGNRTNGTSLALTVNGTTYHGEYSVQGGGVKLWFVGNELHAAYIASPQSWSQTSAGSGSVTDKDVGRLITESSLESPNNDTAYSIEYLLINGTSVRDQDDNDKNRDLNKIEYSGVMGWMSGNKLYASMSYHPPSAFIDSISPILTQIDDSVYFNGHGTDTDPGDYITEYKWRSHKDGVLSTSSSFATDKLSAGSHVIYFQVADSTPYTKPFTPLWSPEITSSIRVNKPPVSYISLIRGTGIDSNGYPTLILGEPMTFDGVGLDFDGYISGYEWNSNISGLLSTSKSFTISDLPIGVHKISLRVWDNEGAWSEVSREIKVRRTPVVFVGGYDWEDMPKYGEIHYRPEIEDPKATTRDSNLFIQPRTGDLYKWAYKLSEEISKLKLDTGTKKVDIVAYSAGGLIARWYIQKGYRNDVRKFISEASPHHGTDVSLLGQIFLEPWEGEKGGGRSIRPHSDFLRELNGHDGCADTRERGIDLINPNTEYYVIAQDSEYYRTFAHTHNKGLEKILGGNITFPALLRIGDGVVLGYSAYLDNVVWFKINEGDHPGYYEELGVIAKANEILHNDSFANMVQDSTSSFENPLEPTQDSQKATHQIETINDTIQPSGIASHVAQIDATADSIIFELQGRCALDLTVTSPSGARIDSSDPDISVIKQDDYILYEIANPEVGNWTLEVTEPGISTNECSYAIRIFMETKLFVGTGTDQNGYKPNDTIKVYAYVQYDDFLPETTSVTAHILKPDASSETILLFDDGAHGDMEASDNIYRGTYDNTTLSGDYLITVNAVISQEGKTYNRTARTATWVELYPDLAISPSDIAFSNTNPNHGAPVTITATIKNIGDIDANEVKILFFDGDPEESGISIGEKTIDLPAGETTTVSIPWQAVRGTHTIHIIISPFNEFLEQTYDNNRASADITVNDSIRPVPNAGADMVVLVDTPVLFDGSASTDNAGIVNYAWDINTSIDSDGDGIADNDVDLTGAKPVYVGGYLSPGTYEVKLSVNDADGNGPVSDILIVTVTSESDIQKPVASAGSDQTVRLMAAVSFDASQSHDDFGIASYSWDTDVLVDSDQDGIPDNDIDLIGVRPSLTNGYSTSGPHTVKLTVDDVAGNGPVSDTLTVTVTNSPPIARAGGPYNADEGSLVMLDGGNSEDPDGDQLKYRWDFNGDGVWDTQWSAVSTAHHAWADDYSGIVNLEVSDGDFNAIATAQIIINNLAPIVEAGANRKVNAGDVISFSGLITDPGESDIHTIEWDFGDGTTVGGDLGVSHQYNKIGEYQIILTVTDDDGGTGQDTLQVSVVPKTSPEVSTDTAADVTSDSVILRGTLVNTGATTPVQVKFKWGFDTSYGHETSSQTMTGEGAFIFYLTGLSSNTTYHFRAKAVGDGTGYGEDMSFTTPAPPPATTVWVDDDYAQNNAGGHDWGYDAFNRIQDGIEAVASPGSVHVAAGWYNENLSMKSGVEILGTGPEVSIIDGSGNGSVMTADNVTRAKIDGFTLTNGISTSGGGIYITNSGLVISNCIISDNSADDGGGIFMSNSSADITDCIICDNTAFQSGGIECTDGSSPTISGCTIKGNHAGNLAGGMRCYRSALPILKNCIITANQAPVGSGIVCQDYAEPTFINCTITGNQSDNYGGGIICQGYPSWPIITNCILWDNTLPEVSSGIENISYSNIDQDGFEDINGNIRKEPLFVGGEDYHLSADSPCIDAGTLKGAPIDDIDGEERPFGVGIDIGADEYVFSSLVLFFDFENGSTVSDSSGNGNDGTVNGAVFSPGEGVDDSNAFLFDWSAQNNIEVAYQEDQTTTEELTIEAWIYPTDWDNVYSGYNRIVSKPPVYLLGARTNGLPHFQILTENNGYQDVTNFNAMSLNQWHYVVGTFDGRNLNIYLDGKLGGTTELIENDRIVANENPIFIAESPELNEGFSGVIDNVAIYKSVKPLSKIEKTWASIMLRCQGDFDNDCDVDGSDLTVFAVGGSSITAKQFAVDFGRMNCP